GGGTCTGGGGATTTCTGGTGTTCATCATGATGAAGCAAATAATCTTTGTCCAACTTCGTAAGAATATATGAGAACCTCCCAATCATATTAGGTGAGCTTTGATGGAGGATAGAGGATGTTTGACGACCTAGTACTGctgaaaattagatttttttttcctttttgaactCATTGGTTTCATTCATCCATGGAAGCTTTGGATGAATTCATTGTAACCATTGTAACCCATTGGGGCCACTCATTGTGAATTCACTGTATTCGTTGGTTTCATTCATCCATGGAAGCTCTgcaatttttttgttacttttaaaTCTGACAACTAGTTAGGGCCAATCATTGTAACCAATCGAATTTATTGTGAAGTCACTCATTGTAACCAGTCGAACTTAAGTACTATGTTTATACAGAAGAACTGTGCAAATCATTGAAGAATTAATTCTTAAAGAAGTTCACAATATAATTAGACTGAgcacaatttaattattcagaTTATATATGACAAGTGTAAgattaattttctcttaatttgcaaaaaaaaaatttatatacaaCCAAATTTTCTACAGGAAAAGGGCTAATCAAACATGAAGGAGATGAGGTTTCTAAACATCAACTAGGAACATAGTTCAATTGAGAACTTGAACTGAATAATTAAATTCACAACAAGGCATTTACGGATCAAATAATGTGCAGTATTCTTTACAAAGTATTCACAACAAGGCATTCacatattgaaatttatttgtgtTCACTACAAAGTATCCTGAATACAAACCATGAAATTGAAACACAACAAAGTATCCATGAGAAATTATTTCTGCACAATATTCACAACAAAGCATTCACAAGAAACTGATATTTACAAGGGATTCACAACAAAGTATTCACTTcacaaattgaaatttgaaaagaGAATATGTCATTGGGTTGTGTACAAAACACAGCATTGACACATCATACATGGTAATCGAGTATAAACCCGAGTAGTACAAAAAAACTCAAACTCACtgatgcaaattaaaaaaaagtacgaGTATAGGGGTACAAAAAAACATGGCTATTTGAATTATCCAGCCACAAAAAAAAACTGTTAATGGAAAGTTGTTCTTTTAGGCAACCTCATGGAAGCTAAACTCTCTGTTTTTTTGTAGCCCCTCCATCATTGGTGTTCTTATCAGTATCTTTGACCTTCACCGGGCCCCTTGACTTAGCTCCGGTTGCTCCTTTTACCTCCCTTGGTATCCAATTTTTTCCCCTTGTCCCAATTGTCACCTACAGGATTGGAAATCACCTACAACAGAACTTGGGGATCAGtgaaactattttatattacCTACTAGAATATATGGTTGTTGAAACAAGTTTAACTACAAGCACTTCTATTAAAATTCCCTCACCTGTGACAAGGGTTCATGAGATCCATCATGATAATTTGCTATTTCATTTGTAACCTGCAATAgagtaaataattattagaacACAAGTACAAtccaaatataaattaaattaatcaaatgtACCACGTAGTTAGTTTGTAGTTGTACTGTGCCTGATCCATCTCCACTCCCAATCCCAGTTTCCATGTTTGACTGCAGTTTTGAATTCTTATATAAGCCGTGtacatgaatttaattgaataaagATAATTGGATGAATTTAGTTGGTAAGATCACCTGATTAGCATGAAATCTCTTGTTGTGACCTATGGCACCACACAAGCCACATCTAACCTTAGCACCTTTTTTGCTCACCTTCCCGTTTGTGAAGCCTTGGACTTCCTCACCAAATTCTTTCCTCCTCAACAATGTCCTCCTACCCTTCTTCTTGTTAACTGCCAAAGGTGGTATCATGGGTCCTTGGTCACTCTTGGGCCATGAATCCCTGCCATGGGTTTGGTTTAAGGTATGCCCATATGTTGCTAGGTATGTGCTCACACTATAGCATGGATGTATGTAGGTTTCAGGTCTACCATTGTTGTGATATATAACTGACACTGCATGACTACATGGCAGTCCTGTTAACTGCCAAACCCTACATGAACAACTCTCATCATCCTTGTCTACCACAAACTGACCATCAGGGCCTACAACCTGGTATTTAGCCCCCCCTGACCAGGTTGGTGTGTAAAATTTACTCATTTCCTTGTACATCTCCAATTTTTAATGATCCTTGAGCAATGGTGGGTTGTGCAATACTTCATGGCATCCCTCCTTTTTTGTATCCTTGTCATCAATTGGGTCCTAATGATTTCATTCATAGACACTATACCCTTTGTCCTGGCCTCAAGTATATGGCTGTTGAACCCTTCACATAGGTTATTCAATAGAATATCACATTTGAACTGTGTTTGGAAATATGCTCTAGACCAATGCTGGGGATCTATGTTCTTCATATATTCATAAGCCCCTATAGACATTCCTTTGAGGATGTTCATTGCCCTATCAAATGCAGATTGGTAGGTTGCTTTGGCACAAAGGTACATCTGGTCCTTTAGTGCCTTCCCCCTAAATTTCTTCCTGAAATTAGTGTGAATGTGTCTCACACAAAACCTATGTTCACTATTAGGGAATAACTCatctattgcattgattaaacCCTAAAGTATGTTAATTAATTGGCACACCATCACCCAAGACCCCACAAAAtagacaaaacataaaaaaaaaaatgattacatCACAAATATAAGGACAGAACATTGGCAGAACATCAGAAATAATGAATACATCAAACTAAAACTTGTTGCAGAATATTTAACATCAAAAGCAGAACATGAATTAATttgcacaataaaatataactagATAGATCATAGGcagaacattaaaaataattaatacatcaTACTAAAACCTGTTCCAGAATATTTAACATCAAAAGCAGAACATGAATTAATTTGcacatcaaaatataattagacAGAGCATAGGcagaacataaaaaataattaatacatcaTACTAAAACCTGTTCCGGAATATTTAACATCAAAAGCAAAACATGAACTAATATGGACATCAAAATGCAgtcaaaacatacaaaaactATGGCAACCCATCACatgcaaaaacaaattgaaactaAAAGCATggtatcaatcaaaataattacaACCATACCTTCTGCCTATCACTGACAAAGGCCCAACCATGGCTGTTTCCAATACTGAGATCTTCACTCAACAACTGCAGGAACCATATCCAGTTCATCCTGGTCTCTTTGTTAACAACAGCCCAAGCTAGTGGGTAACTACAGTTGTTTGCATCCACACCTACAGCTGAAAGGAGCTGGCCTCCATACAATCCTTTAAGAAAACACCCATCAACAGAGATGATCCTTCTACATCCAGCCAAAAAACCAAGCCGCAGTGGTGCAAGGCACACATACATGGCTTCAAAAACTCCTTGATCACATCGGAATTTGATAGTTGATCCTGGGTGAGTTTTCATCAACTCTAGCCTATAGTCATACAGACTTTGCATCTGTGTTTCTTCATCCCCATCTATTTCCCTGGATTTACAAAAATAGACCACAACCATTAAAGAATCAAAACATGATTTGCAccatatataacaataattagaaaaacTAACCTCAAAGCAATGGATTTTGCCCGGAATGCTGTTAGCCTGCTGATTTCAACTGACTGATTTAACCTAACAGCTTGTATTATTCCACTTAGCTTCCAAGCAGGATCTGCCCTGAACTGTTCCCTGTATTTCCTTGCTATCCATGGAGCACTCACATGCCTATTCTTATGTTCCTTTGCACATTCATGCTTCATAAACCCTGATTTAATTTGCACTGTAGTGGAACCTCTCTCCATGAGTGAAGCCCACAAGTAAAAAGGACACCCTCTTGCGCATGTTGCTTTGCATCTTCTGCTATCATTTGGCCTAAAGTTCATCACAAATATGTTCTTAATGCCATAGTTTTTCACGGCATCCTTGAATTGTTTAAAATCCCTAAACTTCATGCCTATCTTAAACTGAGGATCACCCATATTAATTTCTTCATTAAACTCTGAGTATTTTGGTCTACAAGGCATTAATTCTTCTGAGTCTGTTGATGAACAAGAATATAACTCACCAGAATCCCCATGATCATAGAAGAGTTCATCATCAAAGTCAACCTATGGGGCTTCTCCTTTTACTATTGCACTGTCATGTGAATTATGGCCATCATCTCTACAATCATCTTCTGAGCCCCCACCATAACTATATTCTGAGTCATGAATATGAACTTCttcttccatatttttttccttactgTTACCCAGGATGAGGATGCCCTCagatcatcttcttcaggaACTTCTGAATCTTCTTGTGAGTCTTCTATCTCAACTGCATTGGTGGTATTCTGCCGATAAGTGTTGCCACCTGTAGCACCTTGATGAACCACATTCATTCTGGTATTCTTGATGCACACACAAATCTCCCTGCTCGAGTCCACATAATTGGCCATTGTCAGTGCATCTAGATCAAATGAAATCTCTTTTAGGCTTTTGCTTACATTGTGGGCATCCAAGTACCATATGTTGCACCTTTCAACCTCCAACTTTAATTCTCTAGCCATACTAAGCAATTCGAGCCTTGATATTTGATCTGCACATACGTAGTCTACATACCCAACAAATGCTTCTATATCATCTACCATACAATGCATACGTATTGTGAATAGTTCTGCATTGGCACCTGAAATTTGATTTAACAaatccaaaattaaaacattttcaaaacccaaaaaattagctacaaaaaagaaagcattctTAAACCATCGATTCATGAAGGTCAAGATCTAACATGTACCAAAAATCAAGCAACAATCTTAAGATGATATTTGGGTCAGGATTAAAGCTTGAACTACTAAGTCTAATTGAAGAAAGCAGAGACATTAACCAGAACATCTATCCAACTCAAAATTTCACtgaaaaatcattaaaaaatcattaaagtgAGATTCAACTCATGGCATAGCTGTGAATTCTTTCATAGAGTAATTGACttgatttatttcatcaaaattcaGGCACATTTTTGGATCATGGAAAACAAGATTTATTCTAAACATATTTGGATGCTAATTTTCACATGCCAACCCCATAATtaacaagaatgaaacaaaACTTTAACTACAATCTCATAATAAccttaaaaagaagaaaactttgCAATTGTGTAAGCCTAATTATAATTAAGCCCAACGTTAAAACACATGCCTTTCccaataatttaaatacatATTCTCTAGCAATTGAACTACTAATCAAACTTTTGgcttgctaaaaaaaattaacaaacccTAAACAAAATTAACTCTTTTCCTcatcaaaattaacaaacacaTTGGCTTCAGAACTGCATATTCTCAAATCTCTGAAATTGAGAAAACCCTAACCAAATAGGGTGTGTGGGGAAGGGGGGCATAGTTCAGTTAGACCTTTTAAACTTAAAACACAATATCTACAAGCTAAAACTGCACCTTAGGAAGAGTTCAAAGGATAGGGTTTCACCGATATTAAACCCACTTACAGTATTCCGGAGCTTCTTCACCCTCTCTTCGAATCTCCCAACTCACCGACATTCTTCACCCTCTTCGTCTTCAATGTTGATTTTCTTTCACTCTCCAGACAGCCGCTAGCCACTTCCTCATTGTGCTGCTCAATCGGGCGGTGGAaacgatgatgatgaagaagccCAGGAAAATGTTTGTCATTGTAATGAAGAGGGCGGTGAAGTGGCAACATAATATCACGTGTTCAACCACTTGAGTAGTTAAAATGTTAATCAAGCCTCCACGTCAAcagattaaaacattaatcaatcGGGTGACCCGCCggtgaaaaaattaaaaacttgagTGAGCATTTAGAAACAAACCAAACATTGGTGAGCAAAATGAAATTTGGCCAAACTTgagtgatttataaaaaaatttaaccataTGAGGACCTTGTTTTATCCACATACATGCCATAGAGAGTTATCTAGTTATCTCATTTGATAAGTCtctttatttagaattttttacatttatttataaatttttaaatctattgcaatgtatttattttcatgAGTGTTTTTGTTATTGTACCTCCAAGTTCCAATTAGTCAGTGTGGACCATGATTTCAATGAACCATACTGAGCTGATTATTAAAAgccagtaataataataatttgaataattggCTGggaataaataagtaaatatatttactataatccaaaacaagaaaataatgtCAAAAGGTCTTCTTGATcactttaaattaaattatacacCAAACTAACAAAACAGGGTGATTTTGAAGGTATCCTTATGTTATCatcttttaatcatttttatttatcatgtgattagaattaaattaattaaaataaggtTCTTATGTATTCTTGTATTAAGGTCAGAGGAATCTAATTTTATGATCAGATTGGGCTGCGACCGTGTCTCTGTGACAAGCGTTAAAAGGCACCCACTGGCTAATTATGAGCCACTATATAACGACCAACTCAGTAGTacaaattaaaatcttaaaataaattaaaataaatcaattcaaatttttatgcaTCTTAAATCTTCTCTACCATGCAAGCCCGGAGACAGATGCGGAACCAGGAGGCTGGTAGGAGCTGAAGCGGCCCTCAACGCCGAGACACCACTCCCAggtaatataagattttatggtttctgtttttttatacttaatataaaatagattatttggACACATAAAAATGTGTAATATAGTTGTACTTGAATGATTAGTGGGTTTAGTCATAAAGCATGTGATCTTAACCCACCTAAGTTTAAATCCTCCCtgatgcatatatttttttcacattttattttttaattgaaaaactactaggatttcaaaatttaaaaaaaaaattaaaatttttttaaaaatgctatataaaaattttagtaatttaaaataatttaaattgatCATGAGAtctaacaaatatattataacatatataaaaatatatttttaaaaaatacaaacttgagatgtatttttattagttaaattattgaaaacctcatatatttgctataggtagtaacaaaaatttaaattataccctatagttttttaatatgtgtattcagttttttattattttagcactttattcttcatttaaaataactattttgttgaattattttttctactttttttttttaccttttatgTTTCGCTTTTAGGCTTCAGCCAGTTCTACCATCGAGTCTTGGTTCCGTCCCTTCccggagaaaaaaaaaaagtgcccCTCAACTTAATGTATAGGGTTCCCTATGGAAAATTTGTGTGAGGagcactttttttcttttctaggGTTGCATGATAAAAAAGATTTATACCTAGGAGATCTACAAATCACCGTACCTCATACACCTTGTACCTCCTATCCCTTGACTAATATGGCTTGTTGTTCTCGTAAAAACAAaatgagtgaaaaaaaaatttaacaccaTTTTATATAcacttttgtaaatatttaacattatacTGGTGtggataatataattttttttcaagctATTCCAActtaataaataatagatttGGTATTTTTCTTATGTGCCTGATTTATCTCCcatctttttcaaaataattaaataaataaataaaaaatcaaagaatgagaaaaaaaagtagTTATCTTTTTTCTAAGGTCTAGGCTTCCTGCAGGACCACATGTAGGTGTCGGCCTACCCATTCATTAGAACTAAACTAAATATATAACcattattatcataattaataatattctttaaaaagaattgagcttaaagaaaagaagaaaacttcaataaaatcttttttaataaaaattatcaatttgaaCATGCTGTTGAATAAATAACATATCAATCAAGCATcattcttgattttattttaatcaaaaccactCATGCTCTCAAAGTGTTCGATGATATGCCCGTGTGAAATAGTTTAATAATGAGCCACCAACACCAAGTGTTTGATCATTTTTCCGGGCATGTGTCTTTGTCTTTGAGTGAGTCCACTGTTCTATTAAAAGACAAGGTCTGCCAAATCTTCATTGCTGCTATCCTCGCTCACTCTGTCAACATAGAAAAGTGGAAAACAAAGCCACAatttgctgttttttttttctgctgcAGCACagagagcatatatatatatatatatatatatatatatatatatatatatatataaggtctCTCTTTCGGAAGCCTCAGATAAAGTGAAGATGCAGTGCTTTTATGATCATGATTCTTTCATGCTTC
This genomic window from Dioscorea cayenensis subsp. rotundata cultivar TDr96_F1 chromosome 20, TDr96_F1_v2_PseudoChromosome.rev07_lg8_w22 25.fasta, whole genome shotgun sequence contains:
- the LOC120251362 gene encoding uncharacterized protein LOC120251362; protein product: MGDPQFKIGMKFRDFKQFKDAVKNYGIKNIFVMNFRPNDSRRCKATCARGCPFYLWASLMERGSTTVQIKSGFMKHECAKEHKNRHVSAPWIARKYREQFRADPAWKLSGIIQAVRLNQSVEISRLTAFRAKSIALREIDGDEETQMQSLYDYRLELMKTHPGSTIKFRCDQGVFEAMYVCLAPLRLGFLAGCRRIISVDGCFLKGLYGGQLLSAVGVDANNCSYPLAWAVVNKETRMNWIWFLQLLSEDLSIGNSHGWAFVSDRQKVLVLV